In Geotalea uraniireducens, the genomic window AGACCGAACCGGCTGAAATAATAAGAACTTCCGGCAAAGAGGCAATATGCGGCGATCAGAGCGAGCAGGAACCAGCGGGTCTTCACCACCAGCGAGATTCGCGCCTGAAGTTCCTCATGCTGTTCATAATCGGCGGTCTTGAGGCCATCCCGGACCTGCCACAACCGCTTGGAAAGGGCATTAAACCAGTTCGAATTCACCATAGGGCCCTGAGTCATAGTAAAAGTTACAGCAAATCACATGCCACACTGCCACCATACAGGCTGATCTCGGGAGCTGTCGCCACCAGGCCAAGTTCCGCGGCAAAACGGTAAAACGATTTCAGGCCATCCAGATGTGCCGCGGTCAGGTCGTAAGAAATCGTCTGCCAGTAATCGACGAGCACATCTTGCTGACACCACGAGCGTTCCGGTGACTCGGCCGCAATCTCGGGATACGAGTCATAGGCGATCCTTTGGGCGCTAATCAGCTCGGCGCTCAATTGACGTACTGCTTCCGGCCGTTCCCGAACCGTTGCCCGCCGAATCAGCCAGAGGGCAAAAACGAACGGCAGACCCGTGAAATGCCGCCATAGCTCGCCGAGGTCATAGACCAGCAGATCGGTGGTGGTCAGGGATTCTTTCAGGGCGTTATCGCCGATCAGGAGGAGAGCCGGAAAGGCTTCCAATGCTGGCTGCAGAGCGAGATCGGTTCTTTCGAAACGGTTGGTAAAGCCATGGAATTTGCCGAGGATAATCTTCAGCAGGTTAACCGAAGTGTCAGATTCGGTGGTCATGCCGATGGTCGCGCCGCTGAGTTCCGTTAGCGGTACCCTCGAGAAGAGCAGCACACTCTTCACCGCACCGATGGCGCTGATCGACAGCTCCGGCAGAATGAGGTAGCGGTCGGGGTACTTCGCATATTCAATCGACGATGAAGGAGAAACGTCAATGTCTCCGGAAGCAAGCAGTTTGTTGAGGGCTGCGGGTACGCCCCGGACAAAACGATAGCCGGAGCAGGTGAAATGGCGGTGCAATACCGTGAAAATGGGCGTACAATTGGCATACTCGATCTGGCCGATGGTAATAGTCATGGCAACTCCAGAAATCGCGGGGCCAAGGCCGACCGGTCACTTCCCCGGAAATTGAAGGCAAAACAAAGGCGAGACTACCGTCCCGCCTTCTTCTTTCTTAGCCGCCACAGGGCGGAGTCACTCTTCTTCTTCTGTTTCGGTTACGCTTTCGGCGTAATCGTCTGCCGACATCAACGACTTGAGTTCTTCGGGGTCGCGAAGGGCGACGACAGCTATCCAGCCACCGTCGTAAGGATCGTCATTCATGATCTCAGGAGAAGATTCGAGTTCTTCGTTAACTTCGAGAACCTCGCCGCTCAAGGGTGCATACAATTCGGCCAACGCTTTTCGCGCCTCCACCGAGCCGAATGAATCATCCTGCTCCAGTTCGTCACCGACCGATGGCAACTCGACCGCACTGATCAGACCGAGACTTTCCTGAGCGTAGTCGGTAATCCCGACCACCGCTCGTTCCCCCTCGACCCGTACCCAGACATGCTCTTTGCTGTACTTGAGTTCTTCAGGAAAATCCATGGCCTACTCCAAAACGATCCTTTCCAGAAAACCGGTATCGATATCTCCCTCGATGAAATCCTTGTTTGCCATGATCCGCTTGTGAAAAGGAATCGTCGTCTTGATACCGCCGATGATGTACTCGTCGAGAGCGCGAGCCATCCGTTTGATAGCGTCTTCACGGGTTTCGGCATGAACGATCAGCTTGGCGATCAGCGAATCATAGTGGGGAACGACCATATATTGGTCATAGACGAACGAATCGATCCGCACTCCCAGGCCACCGGGGGTGTGATAACCGTCAATCCGCCCCGGTGAAGGGGTGAATTTGACCGGGTCTTCAGCATTGATCCGACATTCGATAGCATGACCCTGAATCTTGATATCGCTCTGTTTGTAGCGGAGCTTCAAACCGGCGGCGGAACGGATCTGCTCGCGCACGATGTCGATGCCGGTCACCATCTCCGTAACCGGGTGCTCCACCTGGACGCGGGTGTTCATCTCCATAAAGTAGAAGTTGCCGGTTTTGTCGACCAGAAACTCGATAGTGCCGACGCTGTTGTACCCCACCGCCTTGGCGGCCCTGACGGCGGCCTCGCCCATCGCCTTGCGCAACGCCGGAGTACTGACCGGCGACGGCGCCTCTTCGATGATCTTCTGGTGACGGCGCTGAATCGAGCAGTCACGTTCGCCGAGATGAATGACATTGCCGTGTTTGTCAGCCATAATCTGAATTTCGACGTGACGGGGACACTCACAATATTTCTCGATGTAGACTTCAGGATTGCCGAATCCGGCCTGCGCTTCCGCCCGGGCCGTAGCAAAGGCGTTGGGCAGGGTTGCCGGCGAATGGACGATTTTCATCCCTCGACCGCCGCCGCCGGCCGTAGCCTTGATGATCACCGGGTAGCCGATCTCCTTGGCTATCCGGATTGCATCATTGACGTCGTTGACCCCCTCCTTGGTACCGGGAAGGATCGGCACGTCTTCTTTGATCACCGCTTGGCGCGCACTGATCTTATCCCCCATGATCCGCATACTCTCCGACGACGGGCCAATGAAGGTAATCCCGCAGTTTTCGCAGATTTCGGCAAAAGCGGCATTTTCCGACAGAAAGCCATAGCCGGGATGGATCGCCTCGGCATCGGTCAGTTCGGCGGCACTGATAATGGCGTTGATATTGAGATAGCTTTGCAGGCTCGGCGCCGGCCCGATACAGACGCTTTCGTCGGCCAGCTTGACGTGGAGGGACTCCTTGTCGGCCAGGGAATAGACTGCCACGGTCTTGATTCCGAGTTCCTTGCAGGCCCGGATAACCCGAAGGGCAATCTCTCCGCGGTTGGCAATGAGAACTTTATGAAACATTGAACTCTCCGTAGTATTGATTGAACGGCATAGATGGGAGCGGATAGCCGCGGCAAAAAAGCCGCGAGCCTCCGGCAACGGGCTCCAGACCGATTAGAGCGGCTCCACCACGAAGAGCGGTTCGCCGAATTCGACCGGCTGGGCGTTTTCCTTGCAAATCTCAACGATCTTACAGCGGAACTCCGCTTCGATCTCATTCATCAGCTTCATCGCCTCGACGATGCACAAGACCTGCCCCTTTTCGACGGTCTGGCCAACCTCGACGTACGGCGCCGCATCGGGAGCCGGCGCCCGATAAAAGGTCCCGACGATCGGCGAAACGATCTCTTTCCCTTTAGCAGGAGGGGCCGGTGCCGGAGCCTCGGCAGCCGGGGCCGCCGGCGCGACCTGCGGCATGATCTGGGGAGGGATGGCAAGGGTCGGCGCAGGTTGATAATTAACCACCGCCGCCGCATTGCCCCGCTTGATACGGACCTTCTCCTCGGCCGCCTCAAGTTCGAATTCGGTGATATCCGTTTCGGTTACCATCTTTATCAACGATTTAAGATCCTTAATATCCATACATTTCTCCTTTAGTGGTCGTTCCGAGACATCGCCCCGGCAAAATGGGCCGCGCCCATATTACACTATTAACAGGTCCTTGGGAACCTTCGTCAGCAAACGATAACCGTCGGCTGTCACTACCACAGTATCCTCAATCCTCACACCACCCCAGCCGGGGATATAGATCCCGGGTTCAATGGTGAAGACCATCCCCTGTTCGGCAATGCCCTCGCTGCGCGGAGAAACAACTGGCTTTTCGTGGACCTCCAGGCCGACGCCATGGCCGAGCCCGTGACCGAAATAGTCGCCATATCCCCGTTCAGCAATAGTATCCCGAGCGAGTTGGTCAAGCAGCCGCAGTTCGACTCCCGGCCGCACCGCCGCCAGAGCCCGATCATGAGCTTCCTTGACCAGTGCATATATCTCACGCTGCCGATTGTCGGGCTCGCCAACTGCCACCGTTACTGTTTCATCCGAATGGTAACCGTTGAAAACCGTGCCGTAATCGATGGTCACCAGTTCCCCGGTCGCCACGATTTTCCCGCTCGCCCGACCGTGAGGAAGCGCCCCCCGTTCACCTGATGCTACAATAAAATCGAAGGACTTTTCGTCCCCGCCGGCCCGGCGCATGGCAAATTCGAGTTCCCGCGCAAAATCGCACTCGCTGACTCCCGGCGCCAGATATGTCAGGGAGGCGAGCAGGGCCTCGGAAGCAATCCGGGCGGCATCGGCGAGCAGATCGAGTTCAGCAGCCGACTTGACAACCCTGAGCAGCGACAATTCTTCCCCGATCGGCACAAAATCGATGCCCGGCAGCTTGCCAACCAGGGAATGCAGTGTTGCCACGGTCAAGTGCTCTGATTCGAAACCGACCCGCCGGAAGCCCCGTTCGCTTAGCAATTCGACCACGCCATCGAGTTTCACTCGATATTGCCGCGTCTGGCAAGCGCCTACCTCCAGGGCTGCCTGGGTCGTGTAGCGGGAATCAGTAAGGAAGCAGCACTGGTCCGCGTCGACTACGACGACGCCATCACTGCCGGTAAATCCCGAGAGGTATCGGACATTACTCATGTTAAAAAACACGATGGCGTCGACATCGTGTTTTTTCGCAAAATCACGGGCTTTAGTGAGATTGGTTTGTAGCATACCTCAGTCCTTCGTGACAATCCCTTTTTTAATATGGGTAAAAAGCGCCCGCAACCCCAACAGGTAGCTGTCAGGGCCAAACCCGGCAATCTGGCCGACGGCAACCGGCGCGATAAAACTATGGTGACGGAACTCCTCCCGGCAATGGATATTCGAGAGGTGCACCTCGACGGCCGGCAGCCCGACGGCAGCGATTGCGTCGCGGAGGGCCACGCTGGTATGGGTATAGGCGGCAGGATTGATCAGGATCCCGTCGCAGCAGCCGAGAGCACCGTGAATCGCTTCAACCAATGCCCCTTCGCCGTTGGCCTGTACAAAGGTAACGTCACAGCCGAGCTCCTGTGCAAGGACACTGATCGCGGCATTGATTTCATCCAGAGTCGCGACGCCGTAGATCCCCGGTTCCCGTTTGCCAAGCATGTTCAGATTTGGCCCGTGAACGACCAGAATTTTCATGAAATCGCCACTCCTTGTCCCCAGGGTTGAGCCGCGAATTACGCTAAAAGCTCGCCGATCGCCGGCGCTTCGCGCATCAACAGGTAACGACCCTTACCGAAGTTGCCGTCCGCAGCCAAGGCAAGAATCAGGAATAGATCGTCATTGATTGCCCGGATGATTACCCGTGACATTGCGGTGTTGACTGACAGCTCCTGCAGTTCACCGGTCTTGAGGACCTCGACGGCACTACCGACTTCTTTCATGATTGTGGCGTACTCGACGGCCATGAGCCGCAGATCAAGGGTGCCACTATCGGTCAGATACTCATCAATAGGGATGCCATCGTACCCCATAACGGTCGCGCCAAGCCCCCCCTCGACCGTCTCCACGATCGCCTTTAATGTTTCTCTGAGCGACATTGCCGAATCCTCCCGATAGTGTCAAGCCATCCGTCAAGCACGGCAACGACGTCCCCCGGCGGATTTCCCAAGGGAGACGGAGCTGCCGGTGCCGTATCATCAACAATGAGATCGGGCACCGCGGCTGAAGCCGTTGCGCATTCCCCGGCAAACGACAATCCACCCACCCCGGCAAGCCGCCGGTCGAGTTCAGCGATCCGCGCCTTGATCCCTTCGTTGGTCGGGTCGGTGCCAAGCATTTCGGTGTAGATAGTCCGTGCCTTGTCCAGAAAGCCTTGGGCAACATAGAGCTCGGCAACCGTCGAGGTAACGAAGGGGATTTCCTCTTTGACCGCCGTTGCCGGTTCCTCAGCCATTTCCGGTACAGCAACCGTCAGTGGTGGTGCTGCGAAATCGATCTCGGCACCCTCTGCCCCGGGCATCTCATCTTCGTCAATTTCGTCAGCCAAATCCTCGATGATCTCCACTTCTTCGAGCAGGGATTCATCGTCGAACTCCCAACTGCCATTTTCGGCGGGGACATCCTCACCGGGAAAGAGATCGTTCCCCAGTCCGGAAAACCGCTCCGTCGACCGGCATAACGCTTCATAGGCAACCTTGCTTTCCAGATCGTCTGGATTGAGTGCCAGGATGGTTTCCAGACTTTTGCCGGCAAGGGCGGATTCTCCGGCATCAATATAAAGCTGGCTTAACAGCTTCTGGGCAAGCAGGTTGTCCGGCGTTACCCTAACAACTTTCTCCAATGCCGCCCGGCTTTCTTCTTTGTCCCCTTTTTCGAAACAGGCACGACCCAGGGACATGAAACCACCTACATACTCGGGATGAATATCGATCCCCTTGCGGGCCGTATTGATAGCATCGTCGAGTAAGCCAACCTTGCGGTAGAGTTCGGCCAGGGGGGCAAAGCAGTATGAAGAGGGATCCTTGGCCAGCATGTCTTCGTAACGCTTGATGTCGGTCCAGAACGATTCGGCCTCGTTAGCCATGATCACCCCCGGATACCGCAGATTTCGAGCAACTCCGTCAAATCCTGCAACGTGGCAATGGAAAAACCGCCAATCCCTTCGTTCAAGACAAAATGCAGCCCTTCATCGCGCGATTTCTTGTCGCGGAGTAAGGCAGCAGCATACTCGCCGGCCGGGAAGACCGGTAAAACAGTGGGCAAGCCAAACGCTTGCAACAACTTTTCGATCCGGACGGTATCGGCCGGAGAAGCGATCGTACGGGCAGCGGCAATCCGGGCCGCCTGGACCATACCGATCGCCACCGCTTCGCCATGAAGGTAGGTAGAGTAGCCGGTCAGCGTCTCCACTGCATGGCCGAGCGTGTGTCCATAGTTGAGCACCGCCCGCAGCCCTGCCTCGCGTTCGTCGCGTTCTACAACCGACGCCTTCAGGGCACAGGAGCGCATAATCACTTCAGTGAGACAGGATGTTTCGCGGGCACGGAGAGCAGACTCCGCTGTTTCAAGGTATTCAAACAGGTTCCGATCGAGCACGACCCCGTACTTGATCACTTCAGCCATTCCGCCGAGATATTCCCGCTCGGGGAGGGTCGAGAGCGTTTCAACGTCGATCACCACGGCCCGCGGTTGATAGAAGGCACCGATCAGATTCTTCCCTAGCGGATGATTGATCCCGGTTTTGCCGCCGACGCTGCTGTCCACCTGGGCAAGCAAGGTGGTCGGGACTTGGATGAACGGGACGCCGCGCAGAAAGGTGGCCGCAGCAAATCCGGCCATATCTCCGACAACTCCGCCGCCGAGAGCGACGATGAAAGCGTCGCGGGTCAACCCGGCTTCGAGCAGGCCGTCATATATCAGGCTGAGAGTAGCACCGTTTTTGTACTCCTCACCGTCCGGAATTTCAATTCTGTAGGGAGTAAAACCGGCCGTGGCAAGAGCGGTGGCAACCCGGTCACTATAAAGCGGGCCAACGGTGGTATTAGTGATAATCGCAGCGTTACGGCCAAGCCGCAGCCCACGGCAGACTACACCAAGGCTGCCAAGCGTCCCCGCCCCTACCGTAATCGTATAGCTCCGCTCTCCGAGATTGACCCTTAATTCGCTACCCGGCACTCATCTCCCCTCGATAAAACGCAGAATTTCAGCGACCACATCTTCCACTGTTTTCCCAGTGGTGTCAATCCTCAAGTCCGCGTCAGCATAAAATGGCTCGCGCTCGGCAAGCATTGCCGCCACCGCTTCCGGCGACCTGTTGCGGTGAAAAAGCGGCCGTTCGCATTCACCGCGCAAACGATCCAGAATAGCGTCGGTCGACGCGGTCAGATTGATCACTACCCCCGCCTCGTGAAGCAGGCGCCTGTTAATCGCGGCAATAACCGCTCCTCCGCCCGTCGAAACTACAAAGCCAACAGAATTGGCCAAGGCGCGAATCCGGTCGGTTTCGAGTGATCGGAAATGCTCCTCGCCATAACGGGAAAAAATTTCATTAATGGTCAGCCCGGTTTCAGCGACTATCTGCGCATCGAGATCGCAATAACGAAAAACAAGCCTCTCGGCAAGGATTTTCCCAACGGTGCTCTTGCCGGTACCCATGAAACCGGTGAGAATGAGGTTCCGCATCAGAATGCCCGCAGATATTCGCGATAACCATCGTAATTCCGCTGGATCTCTGCTAGGGAATCACCGCCAAATTTCTCCAGAAAGGCAGCGGCAATCTCGATCGCCACCACCGCTTCGGCCACAACTGCCGCAGCAGGGACCGCACAGACATCAGACCGTTCCACGGTGGCCTCGAACGGCTCCTTGGTCTGCATATCCACCGATTTGAGCGGCCGGTAAAGAGTAGGAATCGGCTTCATCGCCGCCCGGACAACGATCTCTTCGCCATTGGAAATCCCCCCCTCAAGACCTCCGGCATTATTAGTCTTACGGAAAAAGCCGGACGCTTCGCCTTGGCCCAGTCGGATCGAGTCGTAATAAATTTCGTCGTGCACCTGCGAGCCTGGTCGCCTAGCCGCGTCAAAGCCGAGACCAAACTCGACCCCCTTTATTGCTTGAATACTCATCAACCCCATGGCCAACCGGGCATCAAGCTTGCGGTCCCACTGGACATGGCTACCAAGTCCGACGGGAGCCCCCGTCACAATGATCTCCACCACTCCACCAACGGTATCCCCGGAATCTTTCGCCTGATCGATCAGCGCTTTCATCCGCGGTTCCACCGCAGCATCGTAGGTAAACAGTTCAGAACCGGCAGCCTGTTCCCTGAGACGGGCCAAGGGGAGTTCCGGGCGCTCCGCCCGAATACTTCCCAGCTCCGCAACGAATCCGGATACTGTAATGTCAAATGCGGCAAGCAGTGCCTTGGCCACTGCCCCAACGGCCACCCGAACGGCGGTTTCACGGGCGCTGGACCGTTCCAGGATATTCCGCACGTCGCGATGATTGTACTTCATCGCTCCCGCCAAGTCAGCATGCCCCGGCCGGGACCGGGTAACCCTGATCTTGTCGTCCCGATGACGCGCATCAGGAGACATCCGTTCCTCCCAGTTGCTCCAGTCCTTGTTGCGCACGCAAAGAGTGATCGGCGAGCCGATGCTTTCGCCCCAGCGGACCCCGGATAGAATCTGCACAGTATCCTTTTCGATCAACATCCGCCCACCACGGCCGTAACCACACTGGCGACGGGCTAAGTCGACATTGATAGTCTCCTCTGAAATTTTCAAACCGGACGGCATCCCCTCAATGATCGCTGTCAGTTGCGGTCCATGCGATTCACCGGCGGTAAGGTAACGAAACATTGCTGATCCTTTTCAAAAAAGTCGGGCAGACAAACTGTCTGCCCTGATTGGCAACCCTGTGAAGTTGTTTAATGAACTACCCGATCATGGCGCAAGGAACCAGACAACCGAATTCATCGAGGTAGATACCGGTTCGTTCGTCAGCGTCTCGTATCCTTCAAAAGTTATATCAAGCTGATACTTCAACAATTTTCCGGAGTAGAGCGAAGGATTCGCAGCGACAATCGGTAAAAGTTCGTCAATTTCAACCCAACTAAATACCGGGTAATTGTCTATTTTCCCCGTGCTCCCGCCGGGAACCAGCAAAGAGATCGGATTGACCACCGGGACGGTGGTAAATAGCGGCGAATAACGCTCGCGGGTCCCCGATGAATACGTTTCAAAGGGAAGAGGAGTGTAGCGTAGCGTCTGCTTGGTTATGTTAACGTCGGAAGGAGTGATCCCAGTGTAAGTATTTGAGGCTACAGTAAACGACAGCGTCCCCACCGATGAATAGGTCGCGAAAGCCGCCGACGACGTACCATTAGTGATAGAGGCTGTCAGATAGGTTGTTGCCCCCCCGCCACTCCCACCGCTACTGCCGCAGGCAGTCAAGACGAAAAGGCCCAATAAGATCGCGAATCGAAAAACGAGACTACGCATTTCATCCCTCCTTGATTAACTTACGATTTTCGGCGTAATAAAGATCAGCAATTCTGTTTTTGTCTTTGTTTTGGTGTTTGACTTGAACAACCAGCCAAGCAATGGAATATCCATCAGGAACGGCACCCCCTGATCCTCGTCGGTGTCGCTATCCACATAAATGCCGCCAATCACCGTAGTCTCGCTGTTCTTGACCAGCAGTTCGGTGGTCGCTTCCTTTTTGTTAATCGGCGGCGGGCTCCCCGTCCCTGCCGAGTTATTCGTCGCCTTGATTTTCATCGAAATACTGCCATCGGAAGTAATATGGGGGGTCACTTCGAGCGTAAGGGCAGCCTCAACGAACTCGGTTTTGGTCCCCTCTGCCGAGGTTGTTTGATAGGGGATCGACTGCCCCTGCGAAATCTTGGCGGATTTATTATTGAGAGTCACTACTTTCGGCGTCGAGATGATCTTGATCAGGCCAGCAACTGCCGCAGCGGAAAGACGCATGTCGACATTGATGTTACTGGCAAGCGAGCCGAACGAAATACCAACCGCCCCTCCCGAACTGTCGGCAGCCTGAAACCCGGAAGACGCCGGGGTATTGACCACTACGCCACCGAAACCGGCATCGAGGCCGTTAATGTTCGCAAAGGATGCGGCCCCATCCTTGTAGTGAATTCCCCACTGGACCCCCAGGTCGCGAGTGAACGTCGAGGTTGCCTCGACAATTCGTGCCTCGATCAACACCTGGCGTTCCGGGATATCGAGGTTTTTGAGCAGGAATTTCATCTCCTTGATCGCCGGTTCGATATCCTTGACGATTACCCGGTTGGTTCGCGCATCCTGGGTAATGGTGCCGCGTTCACTTTTGAGCGCGTTGAACTGGGAAGCAACGTCGCTCACCGAGGCAAAGTTGATGTCGAACACCTCTGTTTTCAGCGGCATCGCCTTTTCCTCGGCTTTGTGCAGTGCCTGTTGCTCGTCGGCGAGAGTCTGAATCTTGGCTCTCGGGCGAATCTGGACAATATTGCCTTCGCGCTGCATTCCGAGGCCCTTGTTTTCCAAGATGACATCAAGCGCCTGATCCCACGGGACATTAACCAGCTTGAGACTGATAGTGCCGGTAACATCGTCGCCGACTATGAAATTCAGATTGCTGACCTCGGCAATGAGTTGAAAAATTTTCCGAATGTCGGCATCAGAAAATTCAAGGGTTACCCGCCGGCCAGTATAAACCTTTCCACCAGCTGTCGGCGTGGCAATAGCCATCAATGCAGCATCGGGAGACATATCCCGTGCAACTGTCGGCGGCGTTTTTTTTGCGCCCTTGTCAGACACAGCGGCCCCCGCTGCAACATGCTCTTTAGCAGGCGACAGATTCTTCACGTCCAGGTAGACATTGCCCCCCTCTTGCTTGAGCTCATAAGGAACGTCGTTCCGGAGCTTGACCTGCACCTTCACGTCATGCCGGCCTTGTACCTTTACCTGGTACGGCGTCACCCGCTCAATCGATCCAGCAAATGCGCTGGTATCAAGATAGCGCTGCCATTTGCGGGGGAGGAGGCAATTCTTGATGGTAAATGTCAGGCCATCGGCAGTCTTCACCGCCTTATCGAGATCGCACCCTTCGGTAATCGCAATAACTAGGCGCGAGGTATCTGCCAGCTCCTTGAAATCAATCGACTCTACCGAGGGAACGACCACTGGCTGCAGTTTCTTCTTCTCGACGTGAGCCGCAGGCTCTGCCACTTTCACCGGCGCGGCCTTGACAGACGCCGTGGTGACCGCGATAGCCTCTTCACCCTTTCCAGACGTACCGGCGTTGCTGGCAGGAACAACTTTCAGGCCGGAAGCAAACCGGTCAATGGCAAAAGCAGGGAGTCTTCCTTCCGCCGCATCCAGCACAATGCGAACCTTGTCGGGATAGGCCCCGATTCGTGCTGTCCCGACATTCAAGCTGTTGACAGGAACAACGCGAGATTCGAATCCCGATTTCACGGCAAAAAGATCAATCACGAACCGATCCGGTTTTGTCAGGCTAAAAGATTTGTAATCGGCTACCGGCCCAGAGGTGATTATGTCAATCGAATCCTTGGCAGCAACAATCGACGAAACGACAACAGGCCCTTTAGCGACTGGCTCCTCGTTGACAGTGGTATCTACAGGTTTCTCCGCTTTGGCCGAGGCAGCCGGCGCTTCAGTCGCAGAAGAATTGGATGACGTTGTTTCAACGACGGGAACCGTATTTTTTGCTTTGTCGACCGCAGCATTCTGAGTCGAGGTTTCGGCGGGCTTTTCTGCTGCCGGCACAGAAGACACCGCAACCGGCGCTTGCGCATCCCCGGCTTCTCGGGAAAGAATAGAAAGGCGCAGCACCCCCTTGTCCTGCGGATCGGCAGTAGCCGTAACCTCAGCATCGCGGGCCAGGTACACTTCAACTCGTGTCATGGCGGCTGCGCCTTCGCCATAATGTGCCGTCACGATCCGCTTGATGATCCCCTTGTTAATCTCCTGCGGAGAAACAACCGAACCGACATCCACCTGGGCGAGATCGACGACCGCCTTCGGAGGAGCGTCGGTCTTGTAGAAGGTATAGACAAGAGGCTTGTTCGCGGCAATGACGACCTGAGTGGTAGCACCATCGCCGACAACACTGACCTCCCGCAGGACGCTCCCCTGCACCTGCCCGGGCAACTGATCGCTTTTCATTGACGAATTGGCTCCGGCGCAGCCGCAGAATATCGTCACAAGCGATGCCAGGGCGAGTTTCCTGAATAATTTCATCTGGATTCTCATCAGGGATCTCCTTACTGTTTCTTCGTCAGAGAAAGCTTGACCAGCCTTTTCTTAGTCTTGCCGGCGTCATCTTTGAACTTTTCAGAAATTTCGATAAACGACGGGCCGATCTTGGTGATTACGCCGTTATTCGAACCGATATTCATGCCAACCGTAACCACGTAACCTTTCCCTGCCGGGTCAACAACCAGCGCCTTGTTTTCTCGCAAGCCGGCAATGATGCCGGTAACCCGGAACTGCCCGACAGCGTAGCTCAGTATCGGTAACAGGCTTGCCGGCCGGGATTTGGCCACGGAACCTTTTTCCACCTTTGCCTGGAGATAAGGGCGGAATGGATCTTTGCGGTTAGCAAAAACGAGGCGGGCCGAAACGCCAGGAGACAATGCAGCAGAACTGAGCTGCTTCTGCACCGGCGGCACCGATGGATTTGCTTTCGCCTTATGAACCGGCGGTGGTGGCTGGGATGCCTGCTCGCCCTTTTGGCATCCCGGCAGCGCTAGCAGCAAAGCCACCATGGCAATGAGTAACGGTACGCTA contains:
- a CDS encoding menaquinone biosynthetic enzyme MqnA/MqnD family protein — translated: MTITIGQIEYANCTPIFTVLHRHFTCSGYRFVRGVPAALNKLLASGDIDVSPSSSIEYAKYPDRYLILPELSISAIGAVKSVLLFSRVPLTELSGATIGMTTESDTSVNLLKIILGKFHGFTNRFERTDLALQPALEAFPALLLIGDNALKESLTTTDLLVYDLGELWRHFTGLPFVFALWLIRRATVRERPEAVRQLSAELISAQRIAYDSYPEIAAESPERSWCQQDVLVDYWQTISYDLTAAHLDGLKSFYRFAAELGLVATAPEISLYGGSVACDLL
- the gcvH gene encoding glycine cleavage system protein GcvH gives rise to the protein MDFPEELKYSKEHVWVRVEGERAVVGITDYAQESLGLISAVELPSVGDELEQDDSFGSVEARKALAELYAPLSGEVLEVNEELESSPEIMNDDPYDGGWIAVVALRDPEELKSLMSADDYAESVTETEEEE
- the accC gene encoding acetyl-CoA carboxylase biotin carboxylase subunit, which produces MFHKVLIANRGEIALRVIRACKELGIKTVAVYSLADKESLHVKLADESVCIGPAPSLQSYLNINAIISAAELTDAEAIHPGYGFLSENAAFAEICENCGITFIGPSSESMRIMGDKISARQAVIKEDVPILPGTKEGVNDVNDAIRIAKEIGYPVIIKATAGGGGRGMKIVHSPATLPNAFATARAEAQAGFGNPEVYIEKYCECPRHVEIQIMADKHGNVIHLGERDCSIQRRHQKIIEEAPSPVSTPALRKAMGEAAVRAAKAVGYNSVGTIEFLVDKTGNFYFMEMNTRVQVEHPVTEMVTGIDIVREQIRSAAGLKLRYKQSDIKIQGHAIECRINAEDPVKFTPSPGRIDGYHTPGGLGVRIDSFVYDQYMVVPHYDSLIAKLIVHAETREDAIKRMARALDEYIIGGIKTTIPFHKRIMANKDFIEGDIDTGFLERIVLE
- the accB gene encoding acetyl-CoA carboxylase biotin carboxyl carrier protein, coding for MDIKDLKSLIKMVTETDITEFELEAAEEKVRIKRGNAAAVVNYQPAPTLAIPPQIMPQVAPAAPAAEAPAPAPPAKGKEIVSPIVGTFYRAPAPDAAPYVEVGQTVEKGQVLCIVEAMKLMNEIEAEFRCKIVEICKENAQPVEFGEPLFVVEPL
- a CDS encoding M24 family metallopeptidase, with protein sequence MLQTNLTKARDFAKKHDVDAIVFFNMSNVRYLSGFTGSDGVVVVDADQCCFLTDSRYTTQAALEVGACQTRQYRVKLDGVVELLSERGFRRVGFESEHLTVATLHSLVGKLPGIDFVPIGEELSLLRVVKSAAELDLLADAARIASEALLASLTYLAPGVSECDFARELEFAMRRAGGDEKSFDFIVASGERGALPHGRASGKIVATGELVTIDYGTVFNGYHSDETVTVAVGEPDNRQREIYALVKEAHDRALAAVRPGVELRLLDQLARDTIAERGYGDYFGHGLGHGVGLEVHEKPVVSPRSEGIAEQGMVFTIEPGIYIPGWGGVRIEDTVVVTADGYRLLTKVPKDLLIV
- the aroQ gene encoding type II 3-dehydroquinate dehydratase; the encoded protein is MKILVVHGPNLNMLGKREPGIYGVATLDEINAAISVLAQELGCDVTFVQANGEGALVEAIHGALGCCDGILINPAAYTHTSVALRDAIAAVGLPAVEVHLSNIHCREEFRHHSFIAPVAVGQIAGFGPDSYLLGLRALFTHIKKGIVTKD
- a CDS encoding roadblock/LC7 domain-containing protein; amino-acid sequence: MSLRETLKAIVETVEGGLGATVMGYDGIPIDEYLTDSGTLDLRLMAVEYATIMKEVGSAVEVLKTGELQELSVNTAMSRVIIRAINDDLFLILALAADGNFGKGRYLLMREAPAIGELLA
- a CDS encoding tetratricopeptide repeat protein, whose translation is MANEAESFWTDIKRYEDMLAKDPSSYCFAPLAELYRKVGLLDDAINTARKGIDIHPEYVGGFMSLGRACFEKGDKEESRAALEKVVRVTPDNLLAQKLLSQLYIDAGESALAGKSLETILALNPDDLESKVAYEALCRSTERFSGLGNDLFPGEDVPAENGSWEFDDESLLEEVEIIEDLADEIDEDEMPGAEGAEIDFAAPPLTVAVPEMAEEPATAVKEEIPFVTSTVAELYVAQGFLDKARTIYTEMLGTDPTNEGIKARIAELDRRLAGVGGLSFAGECATASAAVPDLIVDDTAPAAPSPLGNPPGDVVAVLDGWLDTIGRIRQCRSEKH